The genomic interval CTTCAACAACGAGATGCATCCTTTCAGAGTGGAAGCTCCAAAGGTCATGGAGGCTCGCGCCCGCCGCCTGGCTAAGGAGGCTAGACGAGCCAGGGAAGAGGAGAAGAAAGGAGCTGGACGCGGGGCAAAGTTCCCAAGAAGGGCCGAGAAAGTGGTAGAGAAGGTCAAGGAGGTCGTGGATATCATCGATTCCAAGGATCTCCCCGATGAGCCAAGGGAGGAATGAGCATGGGGAAATGGGGAATAGCTCACGTATTCGCCAGTTATAACAACATCATCATAACCCTCACTGATATCACTGGTGCAGAGACGATAACCAAGGCCACAGGCGGCATGGTAGTAAAACAAGCGAAGGATGAATCCTCTCCCTATGCGGCCATGCGAGCGGCAGAGAAGGTGGCAGAGATAGCCAAAGAAAAGGGTATAGAGGGTATACATGTCAAAGTTCGTGCTCCTGGTGGCAATAAATCAACCTCTCCTGGCCCTGGAGCTCAGGCAGCGATACGTGCTCTTGCCCGAGCGGGCTTGAAAATAGGCAGGATAGAAGATGTCACACCTGTGCCCCATGACGGCACGAAGAAAAAGGGTGGTCGCCGAGGCAGAAGAGTGTAGAGGCTGCGTAAATGGACATCAAGATATTAGAGCTCACGGACACCAAAGCGAAATTCATTCTCTCCAACGCCACGCCGGAGATAGCTAACTCTCTGAGACGTGTGCTAATCGCCGAGATCCCCAAGATGGCCATAGAGACAGTGGAGTTTCACTTAGGCCAGATCCAAGGAGGGACGGACGATGAGAACGAGGAGTATGAGTCTGTGTCCCCACTGTTCGATGAGATTATCGCCCATCGCTTGGGCCTTGTTCCCATCCCCACGGATCCGAAGTTGAATGTATTCAAGAAAGATTGCTCCTGTGGCGGTGAAGGGTGCCCACAGTGCACAATAATGTATAAGCTGGACAAGAAAGGGCCGTGCGATGTCTACTCAGGAGATCTTGAGCCTCTGGGAGATCCGAATCTGAAGGTCAAGGATGAGTTGATCCCCATCGTGAGGTTGGGGCCGCGCCAAGCCATTTTAGCCTATGCCTTTGCAGAGCTGGGTACGGGTAAGATGCATGCTAAATGGCAGGTTACTTCGGGAGTGGCATACAAATATGCTCCTAAGGTGAAGATCGATGAGAAGAAATGCGACCGTGGAGCTACTTGCGTCTCTGCGTGTCCCAGACGAGTTTTCGCTAAGGAAGGTGATGCAGTTAAAGTGGTCAATGAGGGGGCTTGCATGCTATGCTATTCCTGCATCAAGGCGTGCAAATCCAAAGCCATCAGTGTAGAGGGGGACGAGACCAAATTCGTCTTCAGCTTCGAAACGGATGGCTCCCTCAGCGCAGCCCAGACCCTTCAAATAGCCCTCGAGATATTAGAAAAGAAGTTCGATGAGTTCAGAGAGCTGGTCTCGGCCCTTGAGAGCGCCTGAGAGAGTTTGCTACCCCAATAACATGTGAATTCTCTGAGGGCAAAAAGGATCAAAGGTCAATCTAT from Methanomassiliicoccales archaeon carries:
- a CDS encoding 30S ribosomal protein S11, with product MGKWGIAHVFASYNNIIITLTDITGAETITKATGGMVVKQAKDESSPYAAMRAAEKVAEIAKEKGIEGIHVKVRAPGGNKSTSPGPGAQAAIRALARAGLKIGRIEDVTPVPHDGTKKKGGRRGRRV
- a CDS encoding DNA-directed RNA polymerase subunit D, which gives rise to MDIKILELTDTKAKFILSNATPEIANSLRRVLIAEIPKMAIETVEFHLGQIQGGTDDENEEYESVSPLFDEIIAHRLGLVPIPTDPKLNVFKKDCSCGGEGCPQCTIMYKLDKKGPCDVYSGDLEPLGDPNLKVKDELIPIVRLGPRQAILAYAFAELGTGKMHAKWQVTSGVAYKYAPKVKIDEKKCDRGATCVSACPRRVFAKEGDAVKVVNEGACMLCYSCIKACKSKAISVEGDETKFVFSFETDGSLSAAQTLQIALEILEKKFDEFRELVSALESA